In Arachis stenosperma cultivar V10309 chromosome 1, arast.V10309.gnm1.PFL2, whole genome shotgun sequence, one DNA window encodes the following:
- the LOC130970272 gene encoding hsp70-Hsp90 organizing protein 1-like, translating into MANEAKAKGNAAFSSGDYSAAVRHFSDAIALAPDNHVLYSNRSAAYASLHDYSNALSDAQKTVDLKPDWPKGYSRLGAAHLGLGHHHDAVSAYRKGLEVDPNNDALKSGLADAQAAAARARPPTANPFGEAFSGPEMWARLTADPGTRAYLQQPDFVKMMQDIQKDPNNLNLYLKDPRVMQAIGVLLNVKIQTRDDGDENMAEAEATPSASSQPPQAQAQERKRGATAAEETSKPAEPEMADFTEEEKEKKERKSFAQKEKEAGNAAYKKKQFEIAIEHYSKAMELDDEDISYLTNRAAVYLEMAKYEECIKDCDKAVERGRELRSDFKMIARALTRKGTALAKIAKCSKDFEPAIETFQKALTEHRNPDTLKKLNDAEKAKKELEQQEYFDPKLADEEREKGNEFFKQQKYPEAVKHYTEAIKRNPKDPKSYSNRAACYTKLGAMPEGLKDAEKCIELDPTFSKGYNRKGAVQFFMKEYEKALETYKEGLKHDPNNQELLDGVRRCVEQINKASRGDLSPEELKERQAKAMQDPEIQNILQDPVMRQVLVDFQENPKAAQEHTKNPMVMNKIQKLISAGIVQMR; encoded by the exons ATGGCCAACGAAGCCAAGGCTAAAGGAAACGCCGCCTTTTCCTCCGGCGACTACTCCGCCGCCGTCCGCCACTTCTCCGACGCCATCGCCCTCGCCCCAGACAACCACGTCCTCTACTCCAACCGATCCGCCGCTTACGCCTCCCTCCATGACTACTCCAATGCCTTGTCTGACGCCCAGAAAACCGTCGACCTCAAGCCAGACTGGCCCAAGGGCTACAGCCGCCTCGGGGCCGCCCACCTTGGCCTCGGCCACCACCACGACGCCGTTTCGGCTTACAGAAAAGGCCTCGAAGTCGATCCCAACAATGACGCTTTGAAATCCGGCCTCGCAGATGCCCAGGCGGCGGCGGCGAGGGCCCGTCCTCCGACAGCCAATCCGTTCGGGGAAGCGTTCTCTGGGCCGGAAATGTGGGCTCGGCTTACCGCAGACCCAGGAACCCGGGCTTACCTTCAGCAACCGGATTTCGTGAAGATGATGCAGGATATTCAGAAGGACCCGAACAATTTGAATCTTTATCTGAAAGATCCTAGGGTAATGCAAGCCATTGGTGTTTTGCTCAATGTGAAGATCCAGACGCGGGATGACGGTGACGAAAATATGGCGGAGGCGGAGGCGACTCCTTCAGCTTCGTCTCAGCCGCCGCAGGCCCAGGCGCAGGAGAGGAAGCGAGGTGCTACTGCTGCAGAAGAGACTTCGAAACCGGCAGAGCCGGAGATGGCAGATTTTAcggaggaggagaaagagaagaaggagaGGAAGAGTTTCGCTCAGAAGGAGAAGGAAGCTGGTAATGCTGCTTACAAGAAGAAGCAATTTGAGATCGCGATTGAACATTACTCGAAGGCTATGGAGTTGGATGATGAGGATATCTCATACCTCACAAACCGAGCGGCGGTTTACTTGGAGATGGCAAAG TATGAAGAATGTATTAAAGATTGTGACAAAGCTGTGGAAAGAGGAAGGGAGCTAAGATCAGACTTTAAGATGATAGCAAGAGCTTTGACAAGGAAAGGAACTGCATTGGCTAAAATAGCAAAATGCTCAAAGGATTTTGAACCTGCCATTGAGACTTTCCAAAAAGCACTTACAGAGCACCGCAACCCTGACACCCTGAAGAAACTGAATGATGCTGAAAAAGCTAAGAAAGAACTAGAACAACAAGAATATTTTGATCCGAAATTGGCCGATGAGGAGAGGGAAAAAG GTAATGAATTCTTCAAGCAGCAAAAGTATCCCGAGGCTGTGAAGCATTATACAGAGGCCATAAAAAGGAATCCCAAAGATCCTAAG TCTTACAGTAACAGAGCTGCATGCTACACAAAACTGGGCGCAATGCCTGAAGGTTTGAAGGATGCGGAGAAGTGCATTGAGCTTGATCCAACATTCTCGAAGGGTTATAACAGGAAAGGTGCAGTACAATTTTTCATGAAGGAATATGAAAAAGCATTGGAAACATATAAGGAGGGATTGAAACATGACCCTAACAACCAGGAGTTGCTTGATGGTGTTAGAAG ATGTGTAGAACAAATTAATAAGGCTAGTCGTGGAGATTTAAGTCCTGAGGAGTTGAAGGAAAGACAG GCCAAGGCAATGCAGGACCCTGAGATTCAGAACATCCTTCAGGACCCTGTGATGAGACAG GTATTGGTTGATTTCCAGGAAAATCCTAAAGCTGCACAGGAACATACGAAGAACCCTATGGTGATGAACAAGATCCAAAAGCTGATCAGTGCTGGAATTGTCCAGATGAGGTGA
- the LOC130970264 gene encoding elongation factor G-2, chloroplastic gives MAAESVSVASSLCNLNGSQRRPAMLSPVRYMGARPKPYNASATSSSLSHFLGSSRIKISSSKLYHLHPKTPRNLSVLAMSADETKRAVPLRDYRNIGIMAHIDAGKTTTTERILYYTGRNYKIGEVHEGTATMDWMEQEQERGITITSAATTTFWNKHRINIIDTPGHVDFTLEVERALRVLDGAICLFDSVAGVEPQSETVWRQADKYGVPRICFVNKMDRLGANFFRTRDMIVTNLGAKPLVIQLPIGSEDSFKGVVDLVRMKAIVWSGEELGAKFDYVDIPEDLQELAQDYRSQMIETIVELDDQAMENYLEGVEPDEETIKKLIRKGTIAASFVPVMCGSAFKNKGVQPLLDAVVDYLPSPIDLPPMKGSDPENPEVTIDRKADDDEPFSGLAFKIMSDPFVGSLTFVRVYSGKLTAGSYVLNANKGKKERIGRLLEMHANSREDVKVALTGDIIALAGLKDTITGETLSDPENPVVLERMDFPDPVIKVAIEPKTKADVDRMAAGLIKLAQEDPSFHFSRDEEINQTVIEGMGELHLEIIVDRLKREFKVEANVGAPQVNYRESISKVSEVKYVHKKQSGGQGQFADITVRFEPMDPGSGYEFKSEIKGGAVPKEYIPGVIKGLEECMSNGVLAGFPVVDVRAVLVDGSYHDVDSSVLAFQLAARGAFREGMRKAGPRMLEPIMKVEVVTPEEHLGDVIGDLNSRRGQINSFGDKPGGLKVVDALVPLAEMFQYVSTLRGMTKGRASYTMQLAMFDVVPQHIQNQLATKEQEVAA, from the exons ATGGCAGCGGAGTCAGTGAGCGTGGCGTCGTCTCTCTGCAATCTGAATGGGTCGCAGAGGAGACCGGCCATGTTGAGTCCGGTTCGGTACATGGGTGCTCGACCAAAACCCTATAACGCTTCCGCTACTTcatcttctctctctcacttcCTTGGGAGTTCCAGAATCAAAATCAGTTCTTCAAAGCTCTACCATTTGCACCCCAAGACTCCAAGAAACTTGTCAGTTTTGGCTATGTCCGCTGATG AGACAAAGCGTGCTGTTCCGTTAAGGGATTATCGCAATATTGGTATCATGGCTCACATTGATGCTGGCAAGACAACCACGACTGAACGAATTCTCTACTACACTGGGAGAAACTACAAGATTGGAGAGGTGCACGAGGGAACAGCTACAATGGACTGGATGGAACAGGAACAAGAAAGAGGGATTACTATTACTTCTGCTGCAACCACCACATTCTGGAATAAGCATAGGATCAACATTATTGACACTCCTGGTCATGTTGACTTCACCTTAGAAGTGGAGCGTGCCCTTAGGGTGTTGGATGGAGCTATATGCTTGTTTGACAGCGTTGCTGGTGTGGAACCACAATCAGAAACGGTGTGGAGGCAGGCTGATAAATATGGGGTCCCACGAATTTGTTTTGTAAATAAGATGGATCGTCTTGGAGCCAATTTCTTCCGAACAAGAGACATGATTGTAACAAACTTAGGTGCCAAACCACTTGTAATTCAGTTACCAATTGGCTCAGAAGATAGCTTTAAGGGAGTTGTTGATCTGGTAAGGATGAAAGCTATAGTTTGGTCTGGAGAAGAGTTGGGTGCCAAGTTTGACTATGTAGATATTCCAGAAGATCTTCAAGAGTTGGCTCAGGATTACCGATCCCAGATGATAGAAACCATAGTTGAGCTGGATGATCAGGCTATGGAGAATTACCTGGAAGGAGTTGAACCAGATGAAGAAACTATAAAAAAACTAATCAGGAAGGGAACCATTGCAGCAAGTTTCGTGCCGGTGATGTGTGGCTCAGCTTTCAAAAACAAAGGGGTCCAACCTTTACTTGATGCTGTGGTGGATTATCTACCTTCCCCAATTGATTTGCCACCAATGAAGGGCagtgatcctgaaaaccctgaaGTGACAATAGACAGGAAAGCAGATGACGATGAACCATTTTCTGGACTAGCTTTTAAGATCATGAGTGATCCATTTGTAGGTTCCCTCACGTTCGTCAGGGTGTATTCTGGAAAGCTTACTGCGGGCTCTTATGTACTCAATGCAAACAAGGGGAAAAAAGAGAGAATTGGCAGGCTTCTAGAAATGCATGCAAACAGCAGAGAGGATGTTAAAGTAGCTTTGACAGGTGATATTATTGCTCTTGCAGGTTTAAAAGATACTATTACAGGTGAAACGTTGTCTGACCCGGAGAATCCGGTTGTGCTTGAGCGGATGGACTTCCCCGACCCTGTTATAAAGGTTGCAATTGAACCCAAAACTAAAGCTGATGTTGACAGGATGGCTGCTGGTTTAATCAAACTTGCACAGGAAGACCCTTCTTTCCACTTCTCTAGGGACGAAGAGATTAACCAGACAGTAATTGAAGGAATGGGAGAATTACATCTCGAAATCATTGTTGATCGACTCAAAAGAGAATTTAAG GTTGAAGCCAATGTTGGTGCTCCCCAAGTGAACTATAGGGAAAGCATTTCCAAAGTCTCGGAAGTAAAGTATGTACACAAGAAACAGTCAGGTGGACAGGGTCAGTTTGCAGATATCACAGTTCGGTTTGAACCCATGGACCCAGGGAGTGGATATGAATTCAAGAGTGAAATAAAGGGAGGTGCTGTACCGAAAGAGTACATTCCAGGGGTCATCAAAGGATTGGAAGAGTGCATGAGCAATGGTGTTCTTGCTGGCTTCCCTGTTGTTGATGTACGTGCAGTGCTTGTGGATGGTTCTTACCACGATGTAGATTCAAGTGTGCTGGCATTCCAGCTTGCAGCAAGAGGAGCCTTCCGGGAAGGAATGAGGAAAGCCGGGCCAAGGATGCTTGAACCTATAATGAAAGTAGAAGTTGTTACTCCTGAAGAACATTTGGGTGATGTAATTGGTGATCTCAACTCAAGAAGAGGTCAGATCAACAGCTTTGGTGACAAACCAGGTGGCCTTAAG GTTGTGGATGCTCTGGTTCCTCTTGCTGAGATGTTTCAATACGTGAGCACACTCAGAGGAATGACAAAGGGACGTGCTTCCTACACAATGCAATTAGCCATGTTCGACGTGGTTCCACAGCACATTCAGAACCAACTTGCCACAAAGGAGCAAGAAGTTGCCGCTTAG